A single region of the Silene latifolia isolate original U9 population chromosome 8, ASM4854445v1, whole genome shotgun sequence genome encodes:
- the LOC141595708 gene encoding wall-associated receptor kinase-like 1, whose translation MGSTPRIAKPGCNDTCGEVSIPYPFGIGPKCYHNPWFDVECTDFNKFELKALKVSYNLESPDYVHPIGRQINWVEERTLTMEFDCQGYCSHPSNNPNGVGYANSTDLRGSPFLYSSNRNILLVAGCGGDAVLKNSRDEPLTGCAQICRNESKQFEFKHCYGEGCCQTTLPSSLDYFWLDFLVNRAKTCRPTMAVLVDKSWISNKIIDPMLTQLDCPVPSILEWTVPDLPIKLPSYSNSSCIFKKPSNGAGTGGYVCHCKADYYQGNPYLPYGCQVVEVCETCVQDCLSYGNDTFGCPDNINQVFDERGTLKEKAGFILGLGIGISMILLLLLLGAYWIHKVMKKTRETRLKAEYFKRNGGMVLKQLLSSEGSETEKARIFTSTELEKATDFYNRNRILGHGGQGIVYKGMLFDGKIVAIKKFKVLDDERQLIDFINEVKLLSQINHRNIVKLLGCCLETEIPMLVYEYVANATLSEHIVSPNEDFPCTWEMRLQIAIDIANALAYLHSSSLLPIFHRDIKATNILLDNKYRAKLSDFGISKSIAIDQTHVTTRVVGTFGYLDPEYFQSHQFTDKSDVYSFGVVLVELLTGQLANHSTKDERGLVPWFISHIQSNFLYDILDARVMREGGKEKVEAIAELATRCLILDGSKRPSMKEVEATLQTIRSSQQGWFNNLSAIMSMNDDESTIRRLHRSGSC comes from the exons ATGG GATCAACACCACGCATAGCCAAACCAGGGTGTAACGACACTTGTGGCGAGGTGTCCATCCCTTACCCTTTCGGTATTGGTCCAAAATGTTACCATAACCCGTGGTTTGATGTCGAGTGCACCGATTTCAACAAGTTCGAGTTGAAAGCACTGAAAGTGAGCTACAACCTTGAAAGTCCGGACTATGTCCATCCTATTGGGAGACAAATTAACTGGGTCGAAGAACGAACTTTGACTATGGAGTTCGATTGCCAGGGGTATTGTAGTCATCCCAGTAATAACCCCAATGGCGTAGGCTATGCTAACTCTACCGACTTGAGAGGAAGCCCGTTTCTTTACTCGAGTAACCGCAATATTCTTTTGGTGGCTGGGTGTGGAGGCGACGCTGTGCTTAAAAATAGTCGTGACGAACCTCTAACTGGATGTGCTCAAATTTGTCGAAACGAGTCTAAGCAATTTGAGTTTAAGCATTGCTATGGCGAGGGATGTTGCCAAACCACGTTACCATCTTCTCTTGATTATTTTTGGTTGGATTTTTTGGTTAATCGGGCTAAGACTTGTAGGCCGACAATGGCGGTTTTAGTAGACAAGTCCTGGATTTCTAACAAGATTATAGACCCTATGCTTACACAGTTAGATTGTCCTGTCCCATCTATACTCGAATGGACCGTCCCTGATTTGCCCATTAAGTTGCCTAGCTACTCCAACTCCTCTTGTATTTTCAAAAAACCAAGCAATGGGGCCGGCACAGGAGGTTATGTTTGTCATTGCAAAGCTGATTATTATCAAGGCAATCCTTATCTCCCATATGGCTGCCAAG TTGTTGAGGTGTGTGAAACATGTGTTCAAGATTGCCTTTCGTACGGAAACGACACCTTTGGCTGTCCggataatattaatcaagtatttGATGAACGTGGTACTCTAAAGGAAAAGGCAGGGTTCATACTTGGACTTG GTATAGGAATAAGCATGATTTTATTGCTTTTGCTTTTGGGTGCTTATTGGATCCACAAAGTAATGAAGAAAACAAGGGAGACGAGGCTCAAAGCGGAATACTTCAAAAGAAATGGCGGAATGGTGTTGAAACAACTACTGTCTTCCGAAGGAAGTGAGACTGAAAAAGCAAGAATTTTCACTTCAACTGAATTGGAGAAGGCAACAGACTTCTACAACAGAAATCGAATTTTAGGCCATGGCGGACAAGGTATTGTCTACAAAGGCATGTTATTTGATGGAAAAATTGTAGCGATAAAGAAGTTCAAAGTACTAGATGATGAAAGACAATTGATTGATTTCATCAATGAGGTAAAGCTTTTATCACAAATTAACCATAGAAACATTGTCAAGCTTCTAGGATGTTGTTTGGAAACGGAAATTCCAATGTTGGTATACGAGTATGTGGCTAATGCAACTCTTTCCGAGCACATTGTTTCTCCGAATGAAGACTTCCCATGTACATGGGAAATGCGTTTACAAATCGCCATAGATATCGCAAATGCTCTAGCTTACCTCCACTCCTCTTCATTGCTACCCATATTTCACAGAGACATAAAAGCTACCAACATTCTTTTGGATAACAAGTATAGAGCAAAACTTTCAGATTTTGGAATATCAAAGTCTATTGCTATTGATCAGACCCATGTCACAACCCGTGTTGTTGGGACATTTGGTTATCTTGATCCAGAGTACTTCCAGTCACACCAATTCACCGATAAAAGTGATGTCTACAGCTTTGGAGTTGTACTCGTTGAGCTACTAACAGGGCAATTGGCTAACCATTCGACAAAGGATGAACGGGGTCTAGTCCCATGGTTCATATCCCATATCCAGTCTAATTTCTTGTACGATATATTGGATGCTCGAGTAATGAGGGAAGGCGGAAAAGAGAAGGTTGAAGCTATTGCTGAACTCGCAACAAGATGTTTGATTCTAGATGGAAGTAAAAGGCCGAGTATGAAAGAAGTTGAGGCAACATTACAAACAATAAGATCATCACAACAAGGTTGGTTCAATAATCTATCAGCCATAATGAGTATGAATGATGACGAATCGACAATTCGAAGACTACATCGAAGTGGTAGTTGTTGA